From the genome of Pleuronectes platessa chromosome 19, fPlePla1.1, whole genome shotgun sequence:
aaatattaatacattttaatatacaCATTCTTTAAACTCATGATGAACATATTTGTAATTGTAATTGTGTCACATCCGGATTCATCGGCTATTTCTCTTTATATTTAATACAGAGAATTATGTAAACTAATTCTGTTGTTGTGGAATTTCAACAGAATAAATcattgttctttctttctttctttctttctttctttctttctttctttctttctttctttctcaggtCGTTCTACAGTTTTTCACCAAGAATGGACAAAGCCCGTCTTTCCAGCtctaatgacatcatcatgacaaGCTCAACAGGCGCCTACCAGCAGGAACCCCTGACTCCACCCAGACCCGCCCACCACCActcctcatcctcgtcctcgccctcctcttcctccccgccCATGAAGCCCAACCAGGTCGGCCAGGTCACCCTGTACGGCGTCCCCATCGTGTCACTGGtcatcgacaacaacgagaGACTTTGCCTGGCGCAGATTTCCAACACGCTCCTCAAGAACTACAGCTACAATGAGATTCACAATCGCCGCGTGGCGCTGGGCATCACCTGCGTCCAGTGCACGCCGGTCCAGCTGGAGATCCTCCGCCGGGCCGGTGCCATGCCCATCTCCTCGCGCCGCTGTGGCATGATCACCAAGCGCGAGGCCGAGCGCCTGTGCAAGTCCTTCCTGGGAGAGAACGCCCCGCCCAAGCTGCCGGACAACTTCGCCTTCGACGTGTCACATGAATGCGCCTGGGGCTGTCGGGGCAACTTCATCCCGGCACGCTACAACAGCTCCAGGGCCAAATGCATCAAGTGCTCCTTCTGCAACATGTACTTCTCCCCGAATAAGTTCATCTTCCATTCCCACCGCACGCCCGACGCCAAGTACACCCAACCCGACGCTGCCAACTTCAACTCCTGGAGGCGACACCTCAAGCTCTCTGACAAGGTGCCGCTCGATGAGTTGGTCTTCGCCTGGGAAGACGTTAAAGCCATGTTCAATGGGGGCAGCCGGAAGAGAGCGCTTCCCTCTTCATCCCATTGCTCCTCCATGGGGTCAATGAAGTCTCTCCAAGGCTCGATGGGGCCTCACATGATGGGGCCCGACATGGGTCAGAAACGAGGCCGCTTCGAAGACGAGGACGACCTGGACGGAGACCTGTCTCCTCGGAAGACGCAGCGCAGCTACCCCGTCATCCCCGTCCCCAGCAAAAACTTCGGCATGCTGCAGAAGTTCCCTCCCACGTCGCTCTTCCCCTCGCCTTACCCCTTCCCAGCGTTTGGCCTCTGCCAGCAGAAAAAAGACGACAGTGACGTCTCCGCCGGGCAGAAAGCAGCAGGGTTGTCTGGTCTGTTATGGCCCGGCCGCAAAGACACTTTCTATCCTCCTTTCTGCATGTTCTGGCCCCCGAGAGCCGCCGGAGGAATCCCCGTCCCCACCTATCTCCAGCCTCAGCCCAGCGCCCTCTCCTCCTTAGCAGACAACCCCTCTCTGAGACAGGCCTTCCTGGATCTCTCAGATCACAGTGAGCCCGGAGCTGTAGCCGGCGGTGGGAATGGCATCGGTGCCACCCTGGCCTCTGGCAGTGGGACCGCCGCACCACGGACGGGCCTGTTTGACCCAGACTGCACGACGGTAACCTCTGACCTTCGCCCGGTGACCTCAGAGGGCTGGCTCAAGCTTCTCGACACCCCGACCCTCCAAACCAGGAAGCCGAGCTATGGCTCTGCCTTCCGCCCCGTCATCAAAGATGCAGAGAGCATTGCCAAACTTCACAGCACTGGTGGAGGAGTCACCGGGGCGGCGGAAGAGGACTTTGGGGTCGTGGTGGCCGGGTCGGAGCGCCACCAGCGGCTCTCGCCCACCAGCAGCTGTAGTTACGGAAGCGAAAGCGGGGGCGAGGGCGAAGCCGATGTGGGcgacagtgaggaggagggggaggtggacGTGGAGTCGTCGAagcaggacgaggaggaggaggaagggagttTCACGAGAAAGCCACCACAGACTCAAACCAACCTGTACCTCCCCGTGCTGAGCGACAGCgccggagaggagagggggaaggagagagggggaggcgcCGTGTACCCCAgcgcctcccctccctcctcctcggaCCCCATCCAGCAGGAGTCCCCCAGCTTGCCTGCGTCCCCTCCAGCCAGCCTGCCACTCTCCAGCTCCAACCCACCTCACCGGGAGGACCCCGCTTACAAAAACGTAAATATCCCCGCAGGCCACTTTagctaattattatttaaatggtGCTGCAGTCAGGCAGTGATGTGATCTGCATAAGCAGATTGATAGGCTGGTTTCTCCCTGTAGGAATTGAAACAGTCACCCCACTCTGATCCCGGCTAATAGGCCCAGGCGTGGATTGTTTAATGTCCATGGCGTGtttgttctccctctgtcaCCCCAGCCTGTTAGGGCAACTCTAATCTTTAACCTGTCGACTCCCACATTAACCAGGCCtttgagagacagaggaggaggaggaggaggaggaggagggagcgacacacacacacagttatgagCATTTTAAACTGGTGCAAGTTAAATGATTCACCGAGCAGCGTTCTGCAAATACATCtgatgagagggagaaaaaaacagtttaGATCATCACAACAGAATTCTATCATTTACTGATAAAACGTCTTTTTGATAACATGCATCGTGTGATGAGTTAGAATTTTACTGTCTTTTAATTGTACAACATAAAGAGAAGTAAGAGATGCTGACGgactctctgtgttttttccagATCCACAAAAACAGAGATGAGGGACTTCCTGCGTACGCCACCAAAGACAACTCCAGCATCTCCGGTGAGCATGGACATTTTAAATCTGTTGCTTTCAAACGTTTGTGAGGTCTCTCACTTTAAGTTTTAAAAAATCCTGAAGACACCAGACgtaagagagaaaacacaaatgaaatgtaGTCAAattaatttgtgcaattcagTGCAAAAATAGAAATCCTTTAGAAACTACATTTGCTTTATTTAGCTTCTGTAAAACTAAACTACAGTTTCTCTGCATTCAGATATTTTGTGTGGGTTTTACTTCTTTCACTCTCGTTTTCACAACGTCTCAGTTTCACCAAACGTTTGAACGTTTTTTACGCCGTTTCATCAAATAGCATCACGCAGTTTATTTCGGCAAACTGTTCCACGCTCTCTGTTCCATCAGACGTCCGAGTCGGTTGTGTTATAGCATCTTTCATTTATTGTCTGAGTGAGTGGTTATATAGAGCTTCTCTGTCCCTGCGAGGCTCATATTATCGTGACGTTTCATTTGCTCCTCTCATCTCCCACTCTGACCCTTTTGGAAAATGTCTTGTGTGTATGTTATGTTGAGGCGtcgcaaaacacacacacacacacacgcatggtGTATATATGCATACACACAGAGGCGACACACACCGTGCCCACACTTAGTTATCTCCATGTGTCCGGATAACCAGCTCAGCCAATGGCCCTTAGTGAatttctcctcctgtctcctctccttcattttctctcagacgaaaacaaagagcagaataGTTTCTTTGCACCAGAGAGCGAGACGTCAGCACCGGACTACTGGAGAGAGAGCTCAGgtattatttcatttcttttttcttttctgagtgaagatggaaaacaacaaaagaaccaACAGCAGAATTTAAAAAATGGCCAAAGGAGAATTATTAGGATTTAGAGGTCGATTTAAGTTGTGACTCCTCAGTAATTTGAATCTCAAATCTTGGAGCTACTGAGGTCAGTGACGTTAAATGAAAACACCTCTAAAATAATAAGTGACTGCTATTATAAGTTTGCAAATCAGAGCTAAAATATTTCATAACTTATTGTCTGGGCAGGAATTTAATAAATCTGCAGTCTGACGTGAAATTATATCAACATTAAAACGATAatcaaaagtaaaacaaatgaataaaatgtgttttaaatggcATCAAAAGATACACTTTGCATTTCCCTCAGCGAACACAGTGCAGATTATTGtagacagagaaaataaaactgataaaaaTTACAGCGACGTTTCCTCTCATCAGAAAAATGAGACTCAGTATTCAAAGCAGTCAAATAACAGCTCCATCCACCTCAGTCTCCTTCTAATATCAGACGCTGAGTGAAGGCGTttgtaataataacacaaacacacacacacacacacacacacacacacacacacacggatgaaacagcagcagaaagccGCTCCACCACAGCTGCTCTCTTTAGCAGCGCTGTCGCCGGGGCTGTTACTCTTAGGGGGGCCGTTATAGTTCAACAAGAAAACATCAGCTCAGAGATAAGCAGCCGTGCTGGCAATCTTCATTCTAGACCCATATTGCTGCCGACATAAttgcctttttttccccttcctcagcgcaaaaaaaaacacacaacccttTCCTGTTCGAGAAAAGATCACAGCTTATTGCCTTTTTATATCTGTCAGGAAGACATTAAAAGTGCTTTATGACATCTGTGCCAACATTTATATCTACCCCCCACTCCCTCaacccctgcacacacacacacacacacacaccgtaatGATCCCTGCGCATAATGTATAATGTATTTCGAAAAATTACACGAAACAAATTAAATGAGACCACCTTTCCCCTGATTGCCAAACGTCTCCCTGGGCGGTGGGAAGCTCTACGTGATTAGAAGGCCTGATTCCTCCGAGTCCCACCACCgccgtcacccccccccccccccccccccctccactgtcTTTaaactctccctctgtttctagggagaaaaaataatctaattttCCATTTATGTAATGCAAACCGCCTTGGCTTTGACTATTCACGGTTAATTGACTGTCAAACGAGGTTGTTATCCTCGGGCACTGTCTGCAAATTTGCTTGTcaaatgagacagagagaggagaggggaggagaggagaggaggagagagagagagagagagagcgagatggGTGAggagagctctctctctctctctgtgatgaatgagagagagacacagagaagcacaGGCTTAAGGAGCGAGCGAAGATATGAAATCAAGGAGGAGGATAAACACATCGAGGGCACTGGATTGCTTCATTTACGGCGTTCAATACCAATTCAGACGtccgcacaaaacacacacacacacacacacacagacacacagaaaacaacacacacacacacacacttttcaatttgaaaagaacgagtgatgatgatgttgaagtTTTCAAGCAACAAGTAAGATCACgtcagtaaaaacaaaacatatatcATACAATATACTATATAACAAAATACTAATGTTgttattaaattataatgcagcTTTATAGACAACAAATAAAAGGTTTGACATTATAACGCAATAATTGTCGAGGTTGATAACTCGtgagttcttttctttttgagaAATAAGCTTTGGAAAGTCCAATTAAACCTTTACTCATCATCTCAGACTTCACATCTTTCAGAGTTAGAAAATCCATTTGTGTTCATTTCATTTGCTGAACGCTCTTattgttttcctcctttttttttttaaataaaatatattttctgtttatctgATAACAAGAATACGCAGTAAATGTCTCCATTAGAAAAAGCTTATACTGACACCTAGAGGACAAAGCGGGGATTTCAGCATGCTCACTGGACAGAGAGCATTAGGACGTAGAGAGGAGTTCATACCATTAATGCAGAAATAGAATCAAGAAGGACGAGAATATATTGATGGATCTAAAAATGGATCATACTCTTTAACTGTAATTTCCTGTAACTACCTCTGACTGTAATGTGTAATAAAACTCACAGTTTAATTCTCTTCATGTTTTCAGGCGATCAGCGACAAGGTGCATCGTCTCCCGTTCCACTAAAGAAGGACGTTGAGAACATGGAGAAAGGTAATTTTCTTCTATTTGTGAATTACCTCTCCATTGCTAGATATTGAAAAGAGGAAtcatatcaaacacacacacacacacacacaccatccaggACTAGGCTGTGTTTTACTGTGTGTATTTCAGTATTTTCAtctctctgttcttcttctctcgtTCAGAAGAGCTTCAGAAGGTTTTGCTGGAGCAGATcgacttcaggaggagactggagcaggagttCCACGCCCTGAAGGGCACCTCGCCGTTTCCTGTCTTCCGTAAGTCACCTCTTCTTCCTCGCTGCTCTATCACACAATTCAAGGCTTATTTCTCCTCATTGtacgtttctttttctttttttaaacacatcttTCCTTTTATCTTTTAACTCCATCACTTCAACTCAAATTAGTGGCTGATCATAATTTTGTTTTACTTCGATTTCAGATAATTTTCAAGACCAGATGAAGCGAGAGctcgcctacagagaggagatgGTCCAGCAGCTACAGATGGTAAGACGACTAATGATCCAATCAGTGCTCAACCCTGACACTAAATAAATGCCATAATATagattgtttaatttaaaactgaTTTGAGAGGAAGAATAAATCCTGTCTCAATACAATACAGTTTTCAAGAAGAAATTTAGAATCAGGATCAGGAAATAGAAGAAGTAGATTTTAGACagacattaaataata
Proteins encoded in this window:
- the skor2 gene encoding SKI family transcriptional corepressor 2, whose protein sequence is MDKARLSSSNDIIMTSSTGAYQQEPLTPPRPAHHHSSSSSSPSSSSPPMKPNQVGQVTLYGVPIVSLVIDNNERLCLAQISNTLLKNYSYNEIHNRRVALGITCVQCTPVQLEILRRAGAMPISSRRCGMITKREAERLCKSFLGENAPPKLPDNFAFDVSHECAWGCRGNFIPARYNSSRAKCIKCSFCNMYFSPNKFIFHSHRTPDAKYTQPDAANFNSWRRHLKLSDKVPLDELVFAWEDVKAMFNGGSRKRALPSSSHCSSMGSMKSLQGSMGPHMMGPDMGQKRGRFEDEDDLDGDLSPRKTQRSYPVIPVPSKNFGMLQKFPPTSLFPSPYPFPAFGLCQQKKDDSDVSAGQKAAGLSGLLWPGRKDTFYPPFCMFWPPRAAGGIPVPTYLQPQPSALSSLADNPSLRQAFLDLSDHSEPGAVAGGGNGIGATLASGSGTAAPRTGLFDPDCTTVTSDLRPVTSEGWLKLLDTPTLQTRKPSYGSAFRPVIKDAESIAKLHSTGGGVTGAAEEDFGVVVAGSERHQRLSPTSSCSYGSESGGEGEADVGDSEEEGEVDVESSKQDEEEEEGSFTRKPPQTQTNLYLPVLSDSAGEERGKERGGGAVYPSASPPSSSDPIQQESPSLPASPPASLPLSSSNPPHREDPAYKNIHKNRDEGLPAYATKDNSSISDENKEQNSFFAPESETSAPDYWRESSGDQRQGASSPVPLKKDVENMEKEELQKVLLEQIDFRRRLEQEFHALKGTSPFPVFHNFQDQMKRELAYREEMVQQLQMIPYANIIRKEKISSHLNK